The Sphingomicrobium aestuariivivum DNA window ATGATCACGGGGCTGGGAAGGCTCTTCGGTCTCGACATGTTCGGCGCTTTGCGGCTCGGACTGCTGCTGAGCCAGGCAGGCGAATTCGGTTTCGTGCTCCTGACGCAGGCGATGCAGGCGCGGCTCGTGGCCCCCGAGGGCGTGTCGCTATTCGGGGCGGTGATCACGGTGACGATGGCCAGCACGCCATTCCTGATGATGCTGATCGACCGTCTCGAGGCGCGCCACGGCGGCGGGGGCGGCGAGCGAGAGGGGCCCGAGAAGGCGCCCGACGGCGCAGTCATCGTGGTCGGTTACGGACGCTTCGGGCAGACGGTGTCGCAGATGCTGATGGCCAAGAAGATCGGCGTCACGCTGGTCGACAAGAATGCCGAGCTGATCGATCTCGCCGAGGAATTCGGGTTCAAGGTCTATTATGGCGACGGCATGCGCCTCGACCTCCTGCGCACGGCGGGTGCCGAGACGGCGCGGGCGATCCTCTTCTGCAACGACGAGGATGTCGAGAAGGACAGGCTGGAGGCGGTCGCGGAAGCATTCCCGCAGGCGGCGTTGATGGTGCGCAGCTACGACCGGCGGCACAGCATGGCGCTCGACGGCCTCGACCTCGCCTTCTGCGTGCGCGAACTGTTCGAGAGCGCGGTGCTGATGGGCAAGGCGGCGCTGACCGAGATGGGCTTCAGCCAGGATGAGGCCGAGCGGGTTGAAAGCGAGTATCGCAAGCTCGATACCGAGCGGCTCGAGCGGCAGAGCGAGACGGGCGACCTGCATGCCGCCAAGGACCGGATGTTCAAGGAAGGCCAGCCGATGGGCGATGACGGCAAGCTAGAGACCGGACAGGAAGGCCGATAAGGCCTCTTCCTCGATGTCGCGCGCGAAAAAGGCCTTGCCGATGTCGCGCAGGAGGATGAGCGACAGGCGCCCCTCTTCATTTTTCTTGTCGTGGCGCATGGGGTCGAGGAGGTCGGCGCCGCGGCCTTCCAGCCCTGCATCGGACAAGCGTGTCGGAAGGCCCATCGCGGCGAGGTCGTCCCCGATTTGTCGCGCGGTCGCGGAATCGAGATGCCCCTGCTGCGCGCTGAAACGGGCGGCGAGAACCATCCCGATGGCGACCGCTTCGCCGTGGAGCACCTTGCCGAGACCGGCGATGGCCTCGATCGCATGGCCGAAGCTGTGGCCGAGGTTGAGGAGGGCGCGGCGGCCAGAGCGGTCCTCGAGATCACCCTCGACAAGGTCGGCCTTCATCGAGATGCCGGTAGCGATGGCGTGAGTGGCCGCATCGGGGTCAAGGTCGGCGAGACGCCTCGCACCCCCTGCGACGAGCCAGTCGTACAATTCCCGATTGCCGATCAGACCATATTTGATCGTCTCGGCGAGGCCCGCGCGAAACTGGCGCGGATCGAGCGTTGCCAGCAAGGCGGGGTCGATGACGACGCTGGCCGGCGGATGAAAGGCGCCGACGATATTCTTCTGGCCCTCGGCGTCGATCGCGGTCTTGCCGCCAACGCTGCTGTCGACCTGCGCGAGAAGGGTGGTCGGGACCTGTATGACGGGCACGCCGCGACGATAGAGGGCGGCGGCAAGACCGGTGAGGTCGCCCACCGCGCCGCCGCCGAAGGCGATGACCGGATCGGAGCGTTGGTGGTTGCGCGCAGCGAGGAAGGCAATGGCGGATTGCAGCTCCTGCCAGGTCTTGCCCGCTTCGCCCTCGGCGATCAGGTGCGGGTCGAGATCGAGCGCGGCGGCGAGGCGCTCGCCGTGAAGGCCCCAGACCTTCGGTTCGCTGATGCAGGCGAGGGGGCGGCGGCGCGGCACCGATGCGGCGGACAAGGCGTCTTCCAACCGGCCGATGAACACCGGGTAGGTTTCAGCAGCGGTGCCCGGGACGGTGAGCGTCTTCATTGGAGGAATTCCTCGAGTGCCTTGATAATGGCTTCGACGATCTCGGCATGGGCGCCATGCCGGCTTTCGACACGGACATGGGCCTCGGCATAGGCTGCGCGCCGTTGCTCCATGAGTTCGGCCAGCTTCTCCGCGCGATCAACGCCCTGAAGCAGCGGGCGATTGTCGCGCCGTCCGGTGCGTTCTGCAAGGATGTCGATCGGCGCATCGAGCCAGATGGTGATGCACTTTTCGTTGAGGAGCTTGCGCGTCTCGGCGACGGTGAAGGCACCGCCGCCGGTGGCGATGACCTGCAACGGTTCTTCGGCGAGACGGGCGACGAGCCGGCGTTCGCCATCGCGAAAGTCCTTTTCCCCGAAGCGCTCGAAGATTTCAGCGGTCGAGAAGCCCGAGGCGTCCTCGATGGCGACATCGCTGTCGACAAAGGGCAGGCCGAGCCGGCGCGCGAGGCGTCGACCCACGGTCGACTTGCCCGCGCCCATGAGGCCGACAAGGACAATCGAACGGTCTAGACGGGAAGTGAGGCGGTGCGACATCGGATAGGGGCTATACTGTGTCGCCGCGCTAAGGCAAAAGCCGTTCTCATGATCGGAACCCAACCCAAAAAACGCCGCCCCAAGGGGCCGTTCGTCCTCGTCATCCTGATCGCGCTGGTTGTCGGCGCGCTCTTCTTCTTCTCGAGCCAGGCCTCCGAGCAGCCGGTCGGGACCATCGAGGAAGAGGTGAAGCTCGAGGCTGATGCGCAATAGTCGTGCCCTGATGGGCGGGATCGGGGTGATGGCGGCCGTGACGGCGGCCGTCGCTGCTCCCGATCGACCGGAATCGCTCCTTCCTCCCGGTTTCGAGACCGCGCCGCCGACGGCAGCTCCCGAGCCTGCGCCTGCGCCCGCGCAGCGCCCGGCGCCCGAGCCGCGCGATATTTCGGTCGCCGACCCGGTCGCCGAGGAGCAGGTTGCCGAGCAGCGGGACGTGGAGGCCGACGAAGAGACCGAGGTCGATGTCGACGCCAGCGGCGAGATCGAGACCGCGGGCGTGTTCGCAGCATCGCGCGGTGGTTTTGCCTTTGTCGGCGATGCGCCGTGGGGCGCGATCGACGGGAATTTCCACAAGACGCTGATGCGACGGCTCGACGTGCCGCTCGCTTCGCGCTGGGGCCATATTGCCCTCCGGCAGGCGCTGCTTGCCGATGCACCGCCGCCGGGCGAGCTCGAAGAGCAGGACTGGCTGGCCGAGCGGGCATGGCTGCTCCTGCGCATGGGGGAGGCCGACGCGGCGCGATTGCTACTCGCGGGCACCGACCCTGACGATTATTCGGCCAAGCTCGCGCAGGTTGCATTGCAGATCGCGCTGGCGACTTCGGACCCGGCGGCGGCCTGTCCGGTCGCGCGGCGTCTCAATGATGCCGAGCCCGACGCAGAACCGCTGATCCGCGCGGTCTGCGCGGCGCTGTCAGCGCAGCCGGAAATCGCTTCCGATGCCATCTCGCAGGCTCGCCGCCGCGGTAATGTCGATGCGATCGACCTCGCGCTGGTCGACAAGCTGGTCGGTGCCGGCGCGGGGACCGGACGTGCGGTGACGCTCGAATGGGAGACCGTATCGCATCTCAATAGCTGGCGGTTCGGCCTGGCCGGCGCCACGGGGCTGTTGCCGCCCGAAAATCTGATGACGGAGGCACGTCCGCGAGTGGCCGCCTGGGCTGCCCGCGCGCCGCTGCTTACACCGGAACAGCGGCTTCCACATGCGCGCACGGCCACGGGGCTCGGCGTGTTTTCGGGGCAGGCGCTCGTCGACCTCTATGCGGTGCATTACGACAAGCTTCCGCCCGAGGATCTCGGCGATAGCGAGGCGTTCCAGCTGCGGCGGACCTTTGTTGCGGAGACCGACGCCGAGCGGATCGCGGCAATGCGTGACTTCTGGGCGATCGGCGATGGCGTTTACGAACGGCTGGCCTCGCGCGCGGCGACCGCGCTTGCAGCGGCGCAGATCACACCTGCGGGGCGCCACGAGGCCGCCGCCGCGGATCTGATTGCCGCCATGTTGACCGCCGGCTTCGTCGAGCAGGCGGAAGCCTGGGCACCGCTGATTGCCGCGATGGACGAGGGCGATGCCGATGCCGGATGGGCGCAGCTGGTGCTGGCCGCGCCGCGCGCCGACCGGCTCGGGCTCAGTGCGGACCGGTTGCGCGACTATGTCTCGCGTGACGAAAGCGCGGGCAAGAAACGAAGCGCAGTGCTCGTTGCCGGCCTTGCCGGACTGGGGCGGATCGACGGCGACCTTGCCGCGCGGATCAGCGAGGACGAGGAATTCGAGCTCGAGGGATCGACCCGGCTGACACGGATGATCGATGCCGCCGCCTCGCGCGGCGAGGGGGCGACGGTGATGCTGCTTGCCGCGACCGCGCTGCAGGCACCCGACGTGGACGGCATCCCGCCCCGATACCTGCGGCACATCATCGCCGCGCTGGTGGCGGTGGAGCAGGATTTCCTCGCGCGGATGATCGCAGCCGAGGCGATCGCCCGGCTGTGACGCCCGAAGATCGCGCGCTGGTCGATCGTTTCTGCGACATGCTCGCGGCGGAGACGGGCGCGTCGCGCAACACGCTGCTTGCCTATCGCGGCGACTTGTCCGCGGCGGCCGCGGTGCTGGGCTCGGTCGGCGATGCCGATGCTGAGGCGCTGAAAGCGCTCGGCAGCGCATGGCAGCCGCTTGCAGCCTCGACTGTCGCGCGCCGTGCCAGTGCCCTCCGGCGCTTCTATGGATTCCTTCTGGAAGAAGGGCTGCGCGGGGACGATCCCTCAGATGTGCTGCCGCGGCCTAAGGTGAAGCGACCGCTGCCGCGGCTGCTCTCGGCGGAGGAAGTCGAGCTGATGCTGGCCGATGCCGCAGACCGGGCCGCGAGCGGGGAGCGACTGGCAGTGCGCGACCATGCACTTCTCGAGCTGCTCTATGGGTCGGGCCTGCGTGCGAGCGAACTGGTGGCGTTGCCGCGCCGCGCGATGCGTCCGAGCGAGCCGTTCCTGATCCTGAGCGGGAAAGGCGAGAAGGAGCGCTTGGTGCCCGTGTCCGATGCCGCCCATCGCGCGGTGGCGCGCTGGATAGCGGCATCGGACGATAGCCGTTGGCTGTTTCCTGGAGGAAAAGCGCATCTTTCGCGTGTGCGGCTGTTCCAGATCGTGAGGGCGATGGCGGGCCGCGTGGGGATCGCGCCCGAGCGGGTCAGTCCGCACGTCCTGCGCCATGCTTTCGCGACCCACCTGCTCGAAGGGGGCGCGGACCTCCGGACGCTGCAGGCGCTGCTCGGCCATGCCGATATCGCGACAACGCAAATCTACACCCATGTCGACAGCCGCCGGCTCGTCGAACTGGTCAACCAGAGGCACCCGCTGGCCCGCCGCGGCAGCGCGCTCCGCGATTGACGAGGGCCGTAGAGGAACGCTAGGCGCGAAGACGATTATGAGCAGCTATCTCGATTTCGAACGGCCGATTGCCGAACTGGAAGCCCGGGTCGCCGAACTGCGCGACACCGCCGCGAAGAGCGACGTCGACCTGACGAGCGACATCGAACGTCTCGAAGGCAAGGCGGCACGGCTGCTGCGCGAGACCTATTCGAAGCTGTCGCCGTGGCAGAAGGCGCAGGTCGCCCGCCATCCCGAGCGCCCGCATTTCAAGGATTATGTCGCCGGTATCGCCGACGATTTCATGCCGCTGGCCGGTGACCGCGCGTTCGCCGAGGATGCTGCGATCGTGGGCGGGCTGGCGCGTATCGATGGTCGACGCGTCATGCTGATCGGCCACGAGAAGGGCGCCGACACGGCAAGCCGCCTCAAGCATAATTTCGGGATGGCGAAGCCCGAGGGCTATCGCAAGGCGATCCGCATGATGCAGCTGGCCGAGCGTTTCGGCCTGCCGGTCGTGACGCTCGTCGACACGCCGGGCGCCTTTCCGGGCGTCCAGGCCGAAGAGCGCGGCCAGGCCGAGGCCATTGCGCGGGCGACCGAGCAGTGCCTCGAGCTCAAGGTGCCGATGGTCGCGACGATCGTCGGCGAAGGCGGGTCGGGCGGGGCCATCGCCATTGCCGCTGCCAATCGTGTGCTGATGTACGAGCATGCGGTCTATTCGGTTATCTCGCCCGAGGGTTGCGCCTCGATCCTGTGGCGCACGGCCGACAAGGCGGCCGATGCGGCCGAGGCGATGCGGATCACCGCACTGGACCTTGAAAAGCTCGGCGTGATCGACCGCATCGTGCCGGAACCCGATGGTGGTGCGCATCGTGATCCCGCCAAGGCGATGAAAACGCTGCGGCTCGCAATCGGCGACGAGCTCGAGAAGCTCGAAGGGATGAGCGGGGACGAACTGAAGCGCCAGCGCAGGCTTAAATTCCTCAGCATGAGCTAGGGCCCGAGAGCGTCAAAGGCGCTCTTGGAACCAAGGCTTTCCCGTCATTGTTCTTGAGGCGGAACCGTCTTCCCCGCGGGGTGGCGGATGTCGTTCAAGAGTTGGAGAGCCTTACCATGCGCACAGCCGCAATGATCCTGACCAGCGCGAGCAGCCTGATGCTCGCTTCCTGCGCCACCCCCGTGGCCGATCCGGCGATTTCGCCGCAGGAAGCACAGGTTGCGGAAAGCCAGCACGAAGCCGTCGTCGCCGAATTCGGCGGCGCGCTGGGGGGATCGCTTGGCGCTTATGTCGAACAGATCGGGGACGCGGTGGCGGTCCGGTCGGCAACCCCCAATGCGGCTGCGGCCTATCGCTTCACGACGCTCAATGCACCGGTGGAGAACGCCTTCGCGGTGCCGGGCGGACGCATCTATGTGACGCGCGAGCTACTCGGACTGATGGAAGACGAGGCCGAACTGGCCTTCGTGCTCGGTCATGAGGTCGGGCATATCGCGGCCGATCACAGCCAGGCCCGGCAAGCGCGGGCCCAACGCAACTCGATCCTCGGTGT harbors:
- the aroB gene encoding 3-dehydroquinate synthase yields the protein MKTLTVPGTAAETYPVFIGRLEDALSAASVPRRRPLACISEPKVWGLHGERLAAALDLDPHLIAEGEAGKTWQELQSAIAFLAARNHQRSDPVIAFGGGAVGDLTGLAAALYRRGVPVIQVPTTLLAQVDSSVGGKTAIDAEGQKNIVGAFHPPASVVIDPALLATLDPRQFRAGLAETIKYGLIGNRELYDWLVAGGARRLADLDPDAATHAIATGISMKADLVEGDLEDRSGRRALLNLGHSFGHAIEAIAGLGKVLHGEAVAIGMVLAARFSAQQGHLDSATARQIGDDLAAMGLPTRLSDAGLEGRGADLLDPMRHDKKNEEGRLSLILLRDIGKAFFARDIEEEALSAFLSGL
- a CDS encoding shikimate kinase, which gives rise to MSHRLTSRLDRSIVLVGLMGAGKSTVGRRLARRLGLPFVDSDVAIEDASGFSTAEIFERFGEKDFRDGERRLVARLAEEPLQVIATGGGAFTVAETRKLLNEKCITIWLDAPIDILAERTGRRDNRPLLQGVDRAEKLAELMEQRRAAYAEAHVRVESRHGAHAEIVEAIIKALEEFLQ
- a CDS encoding tyrosine recombinase translates to MLAAETGASRNTLLAYRGDLSAAAAVLGSVGDADAEALKALGSAWQPLAASTVARRASALRRFYGFLLEEGLRGDDPSDVLPRPKVKRPLPRLLSAEEVELMLADAADRAASGERLAVRDHALLELLYGSGLRASELVALPRRAMRPSEPFLILSGKGEKERLVPVSDAAHRAVARWIAASDDSRWLFPGGKAHLSRVRLFQIVRAMAGRVGIAPERVSPHVLRHAFATHLLEGGADLRTLQALLGHADIATTQIYTHVDSRRLVELVNQRHPLARRGSALRD
- a CDS encoding acetyl-CoA carboxylase carboxyltransferase subunit alpha codes for the protein MSSYLDFERPIAELEARVAELRDTAAKSDVDLTSDIERLEGKAARLLRETYSKLSPWQKAQVARHPERPHFKDYVAGIADDFMPLAGDRAFAEDAAIVGGLARIDGRRVMLIGHEKGADTASRLKHNFGMAKPEGYRKAIRMMQLAERFGLPVVTLVDTPGAFPGVQAEERGQAEAIARATEQCLELKVPMVATIVGEGGSGGAIAIAAANRVLMYEHAVYSVISPEGCASILWRTADKAADAAEAMRITALDLEKLGVIDRIVPEPDGGAHRDPAKAMKTLRLAIGDELEKLEGMSGDELKRQRRLKFLSMS